A stretch of the Thiomicrorhabdus xiamenensis genome encodes the following:
- the rplJ gene encoding 50S ribosomal protein L10, producing the protein MALNIQDKKQVVEEVAAIAAEAGSVVAAEYRGLTVEQMTNLRIEARKANVQVRVVKNTLARRALQGTKFEDMAETFTGPLVYAFSGEELGNAARVFKNFAKDNDALVVRSLSIGEGVMDAGSLAQVAALPTYDEAVAKLLFVMKEPVAKLARALTAIKEQKEAEA; encoded by the coding sequence ATGGCACTCAATATTCAAGATAAAAAGCAAGTCGTTGAAGAAGTTGCTGCAATTGCTGCAGAAGCTGGTTCAGTCGTCGCAGCTGAATATCGTGGTTTGACTGTAGAGCAAATGACCAACCTTCGTATTGAAGCGCGTAAAGCAAACGTTCAGGTTCGTGTTGTTAAAAACACACTTGCACGTCGTGCACTTCAAGGTACGAAATTTGAAGACATGGCTGAGACCTTTACTGGTCCGCTTGTTTACGCTTTCTCTGGTGAAGAGTTGGGTAACGCGGCGCGTGTTTTCAAAAACTTTGCGAAAGATAACGACGCTCTAGTTGTTCGTTCACTGTCTATCGGTGAAGGTGTAATGGATGCAGGTTCTCTAGCGCAGGTTGCTGCTCTGCCTACTTACGATGAAGCGGTTGCGAAACTTCTATTTGTTATGAAAGAGCCTGTTGCAAAACTTGCTCGCGCACTTACTGCGATCAAAGAACAAAAAGAAGCCGAAGCTTAA
- a CDS encoding pseudouridine synthase: MQTQCQLDSLQILYQDESLVAIHKPAALLVHRSPIDKRETQFAVQLTRDLIGQDVFPVHRLDKATSGLLLFALNKDAARHLSVQFMDHSLQKSYIALVRGWTQDYGEIDKPLLYKKDKYGDRDKQEPTEAQEAFTAYHTLAQTTLDKPLGKFEQQRYSLLALSPKTGRKHQIRRHLNGISHPIIGDVNYGDRNHNHLFNDWRGYHRLYLAATALEFSHPLTEQRTCIQAPLQNDFVQTLNALNLECAMLKYFQTL; encoded by the coding sequence ATGCAAACGCAATGCCAGCTCGACAGCTTACAAATACTCTATCAGGATGAAAGCCTTGTGGCGATTCACAAGCCTGCCGCCCTTCTGGTTCACCGATCGCCGATCGATAAACGCGAGACCCAGTTCGCAGTCCAGTTGACCCGAGACCTGATCGGACAAGACGTTTTTCCTGTACACCGTCTGGACAAAGCGACATCAGGTTTACTACTCTTTGCCCTGAACAAGGACGCAGCACGTCATCTAAGCGTGCAATTTATGGATCATTCATTGCAGAAGTCTTATATCGCACTGGTTCGCGGCTGGACTCAAGATTATGGAGAGATCGACAAACCGCTCCTATATAAGAAAGACAAATACGGCGACCGGGACAAACAAGAGCCTACCGAAGCACAGGAAGCCTTTACCGCTTACCATACTTTGGCGCAGACAACCTTGGACAAGCCGCTCGGAAAATTTGAACAACAGCGCTACTCACTTTTAGCGTTATCGCCGAAAACCGGACGCAAACACCAGATTCGCCGCCACCTGAACGGAATCAGTCACCCGATCATCGGCGACGTAAATTACGGTGACCGCAATCATAACCACCTTTTTAATGACTGGCGCGGATACCATCGTCTCTATCTCGCGGCAACTGCACTGGAATTCAGCCACCCGCTGACCGAGCAACGTACCTGCATTCAGGCGCCATTACAGAATGACTTTGTACAAACGTTAAACGCACTCAATTTAGAATGTGCCATGCTTAAATATTTTCAAACCCTCTAA
- the nusG gene encoding transcription termination/antitermination protein NusG, whose translation MAQRWYVVHAYSGYEKKVQKSLAEYIERAGLGHQFGDILVPSEEVVEIRDGKKRTSERKFFPGYVLVQMDMNEDTWHLVKSVPNVMGFIGGTSDRPAPITQKEVDRILQRVNTNTDKPRPKVIYEAGEMVRVIDGPFKDFEAVVEGVDYEKNKLQVSVLIFGRSTPVELEFTQVEKN comes from the coding sequence ATGGCGCAAAGATGGTATGTCGTTCATGCTTATTCAGGGTATGAAAAGAAAGTACAGAAAAGCTTGGCTGAGTATATCGAGCGAGCGGGTTTAGGTCACCAGTTCGGTGATATTCTTGTACCGTCCGAAGAGGTCGTTGAGATCCGTGATGGGAAGAAGCGTACCAGTGAACGTAAGTTCTTTCCTGGGTATGTTTTGGTACAGATGGATATGAATGAAGATACCTGGCATTTGGTTAAAAGTGTTCCGAATGTAATGGGCTTCATTGGTGGGACGTCTGACCGTCCGGCACCGATTACGCAGAAGGAAGTGGATCGAATCCTTCAGCGCGTAAATACCAATACCGATAAACCACGTCCTAAGGTTATCTACGAAGCGGGCGAAATGGTTCGTGTTATCGATGGACCTTTCAAAGACTTCGAAGCGGTTGTTGAAGGCGTGGATTACGAGAAAAACAAACTTCAAGTATCAGTGCTTATTTTTGGACGTTCTACGCCGGTTGAACTTGAGTTCACTCAGGTAGAAAAGAACTAA
- the tuf gene encoding elongation factor Tu — MAKEKFERSKPHVNVGTIGHVDHGKTTLTAALTIVQGKKFGGEAKDYSAIDNAPEERERGITISTAHVEYESETRHYAHVDCPGHADYVKNMITGAAQMDGAILVCSAADGPMPQTREHILLSRQVGVPYIVVYLNKADMVDDEELMELVEMEVRELLDEYEFPGDDTPVIMGSALKAIEGDQSEIGEPSIARLIEALDTYIPEPTRETDKPFLMPVEDIFSIQGRGTVATGRVETGIIKVGEEIEIVGIRPTQVTTVTGVEMFRKLLDQGEAGDNVGILLRGTKREDIERGQVLAHKGTVNPHTKFEAEVYVLSKDEGGRHTPFFNGYRPQFYFRTTDVTGACELPAGTEMVMPGDNVQMTVELIAPIAMSDGLRFAIREGGRTVGAGVVAKIIE, encoded by the coding sequence ATGGCAAAAGAAAAGTTTGAACGTTCGAAACCGCACGTAAACGTAGGTACTATCGGTCACGTTGACCATGGTAAGACAACTCTTACTGCGGCTCTAACAATCGTACAAGGTAAAAAATTCGGTGGTGAAGCGAAAGACTACAGCGCGATCGATAACGCTCCTGAAGAGCGTGAGCGTGGTATCACCATCTCAACTGCACACGTTGAGTATGAGTCAGAAACTCGTCACTATGCGCACGTAGACTGCCCAGGTCACGCTGACTATGTTAAAAACATGATCACTGGTGCGGCACAGATGGATGGTGCGATCCTAGTATGTTCTGCAGCGGATGGCCCAATGCCACAGACTCGTGAGCACATCCTTCTGTCACGTCAGGTAGGTGTACCATACATCGTTGTTTACCTAAACAAAGCTGACATGGTTGATGATGAAGAGCTTATGGAACTTGTTGAAATGGAAGTTCGTGAGCTTCTAGACGAGTACGAATTCCCAGGTGATGATACTCCAGTTATCATGGGTTCTGCGCTTAAAGCAATCGAAGGCGATCAGTCTGAAATCGGTGAGCCATCTATCGCACGTCTAATCGAAGCGCTAGATACTTACATTCCAGAGCCTACTCGTGAAACTGACAAGCCGTTCCTGATGCCAGTAGAAGATATCTTCTCAATCCAGGGTCGTGGTACAGTTGCGACTGGTCGTGTTGAGACTGGTATCATCAAAGTTGGTGAAGAGATCGAGATCGTTGGTATTCGTCCAACTCAGGTAACTACAGTTACTGGTGTTGAGATGTTCCGTAAGCTTCTAGATCAAGGTGAAGCAGGTGATAACGTTGGTATCCTACTACGTGGTACTAAGCGTGAAGACATCGAGCGTGGTCAGGTACTAGCACACAAAGGTACTGTAAACCCACACACCAAGTTCGAAGCGGAAGTATATGTACTTTCAAAAGATGAAGGTGGACGTCACACTCCATTCTTCAATGGTTACCGTCCACAGTTCTATTTCCGTACAACTGACGTAACTGGTGCTTGTGAGCTACCAGCAGGTACAGAAATGGTAATGCCAGGTGATAACGTACAGATGACTGTTGAACTAATCGCTCCAATCGCGATGTCTGATGGTCTACGTTTCGCTATCCGTGAAGGTGGTCGTACCGTAGGTGCAGGTGTTGTTGCGAAAATCATCGAGTAA
- the secE gene encoding preprotein translocase subunit SecE, with the protein MSKEQSSQSARSSLDTIKLVASLAVLILSLAGYYTFDQMHAVVRVLGVVAGAAVAVFIFYQTTIGRSWFQYLSHAKREVRQVVWPTRPETIQMTLIVFVVVILMGIFLWLVDMFFLWAVKLLTGQGG; encoded by the coding sequence ATGAGTAAAGAACAAAGTTCACAGAGCGCCCGTTCATCGTTAGATACGATTAAATTGGTTGCTTCATTGGCAGTATTGATTCTGTCGCTTGCCGGTTATTACACTTTTGATCAGATGCATGCCGTAGTGCGTGTTCTGGGCGTAGTAGCGGGGGCAGCAGTTGCTGTATTTATTTTTTACCAAACAACTATCGGTAGAAGCTGGTTTCAATATCTGTCTCACGCCAAGCGTGAAGTACGCCAGGTAGTCTGGCCGACCCGTCCAGAAACCATTCAGATGACGCTGATTGTATTTGTGGTTGTAATTCTGATGGGAATCTTTTTATGGTTGGTTGACATGTTCTTCCTATGGGCTGTCAAGCTATTAACAGGACAGGGTGGTTAA
- the rplA gene encoding 50S ribosomal protein L1, translating into MAKLTKKQKLFAEKVDRNASYDIVEGLNLVKDLATAKFTESVDVAIRLGIDPRKSDQVVRGATVMPNGTGKDVRIAVFTGEANAEAAKEAGADFVGMDELAAEVKGGMMDFDVVIASPDAMRVVGMLGQVLGPRGLMPNPKTGTVTPDVVGAIKKAKAGQVRFRADKSGIIHASIGTVAFDADKLKENLNALVDDLVKAKPASAKGTYIKKVTISSTMGPGLTVDQSSL; encoded by the coding sequence ATGGCAAAACTAACTAAAAAGCAAAAGCTGTTTGCGGAAAAAGTTGACCGCAATGCATCATATGACATCGTTGAAGGTCTTAACCTAGTTAAAGATCTTGCAACTGCTAAGTTCACCGAGTCTGTTGATGTTGCTATCCGTTTGGGTATTGATCCTCGTAAATCTGACCAGGTTGTACGTGGTGCGACTGTTATGCCTAACGGTACTGGAAAAGATGTACGTATCGCTGTGTTTACTGGTGAAGCAAATGCTGAAGCAGCTAAAGAAGCGGGTGCGGATTTCGTCGGTATGGACGAGCTTGCTGCCGAAGTTAAAGGCGGAATGATGGATTTCGACGTTGTAATCGCTTCTCCAGATGCGATGCGCGTTGTTGGTATGCTAGGTCAGGTTCTAGGTCCTCGTGGTCTTATGCCTAACCCTAAGACTGGTACTGTTACTCCTGACGTTGTTGGTGCAATCAAAAAAGCCAAAGCCGGTCAGGTTCGTTTCCGTGCCGACAAGTCTGGTATTATCCACGCTTCTATCGGTACCGTTGCTTTCGATGCTGACAAGCTGAAAGAAAACTTAAATGCCTTGGTGGATGACCTTGTTAAAGCGAAGCCTGCTTCTGCTAAAGGGACTTACATCAAGAAAGTGACTATCTCTTCAACTATGGGCCCTGGCCTAACTGTTGATCAGTCGTCTCTATAA
- the rpoB gene encoding DNA-directed RNA polymerase subunit beta, translating to MTYSLTEKKRVRKDFATRPSILEVPYLLSLQKGSFHDFLQLEKKPAERQNMGLHAAFSSVFPIEGVAGTADLEYVSYHMGQPEFDVKECKQRGVTYAAPLRVKMRLVIYDKDAPAGKRPVKDMKEQEVYLGDIPLMTDNGTFVINGTERVIVTQLHRSPGVIFDSDKGKSHTSGKLLFNARVIPYRGSWLDFEFDHNDCLFTRIDRRRKLPVSVLLRAMGYSNEDILGLFTETNSIHVTKDAFMLDFDIAQFKGKEMPFDLEHDGEVLVAEGKKVTARTVKQVDAAGIKQVAVTPDYLLGKVLASGIVDESTGELVARTNEVLTADTIAKISNITGIEIKVLYIDELENGPYISDTLNLDSTTSATEAQMEIYRMMRPGEPPTQESSQALFESLFFDEARYDLSNVGRMKLNRRLGRKENQGSAVLEKEDIIDVIRELINIRNGLSTIDDIDTLGNRRIRAVGEMAENAFRVGLVRVERAVKERLNQAESDGLMPQDLINAKPVSAAIKEFFGSSQLSQFMDQVNPLSEVTHKRRVSALGPGGLTRERAGFEVRDVHPTHYGRVCPIETPEGPNIGLINTLAIYAKTNEYGFLETPYRKVVDGKVTEEIEYVSAIDEAQFVIAQASANVDADGKFVDNLVSARHQNEFTLSSSADVDYMDVSPKQIVSVAAALIPFLEHDDANRALMGANMQRQAVPNLRAEKPLVGTGIEKTVAIDSGVTVVAERGGEVLSSDAARIVVRVNQEEISEGESGVDIYNMVKYQRSNQNTCINQRPVVKAGDIVKRGDVMADGPSTDLGELALGQNMRIAFMPWNGYNFEDSILVSERVVQQDRYTTIHIEELTCLARDTKLGPEEITADIPNVGESALARLDECGIVHIGAEVKQGDILVGKVTPKGETQLTPEEKLLRAIFGEKASDVKDTSLRVTKGVEGTVIDVQVFTREGVQKDARALAIQEEELSHIRKDIDEQYKILEADTIGRLRGMLVGHKLVDGTKIDEAFLETVPSERWFGLNVDDADMMHQLEVLESHLKDKRKAFNDAYEEKRKKLTQGDDLAPGVSKMVKVYVAIKRRIQPGDKMAGRHGNKGVISRIAPVEDMPFDETGRPVDICLNPLGVPSRMNVGQILEVHLGLAAEGLGSKINDMIQQQKDIAEIRGFLDKIYNETQGQNVDLDSFSDEEITELAMNLRKGVPLASPVFDGASEDQIKALLRLADLPESGQMKLFDGLTGEEFDRPVTVGYMYYLKLNHLVDDKMHARSTGPYSLVTQQPLGGKAQFGGQRFGEMEVWALEAYGAAFTLQEMLTVKSDDLNGRTRMYKNIVDGNEYMEPGMPESFSVLRKEIRALGIDIELEQD from the coding sequence ATGACTTACTCTTTAACCGAAAAGAAACGCGTCCGTAAGGATTTTGCGACGCGCCCGTCGATTCTTGAAGTACCTTACCTGCTATCCTTGCAGAAGGGGTCTTTCCACGATTTTCTACAATTAGAAAAGAAACCTGCAGAACGCCAGAATATGGGTCTGCATGCCGCTTTTTCATCGGTTTTTCCGATTGAAGGTGTAGCAGGTACCGCTGATCTTGAATATGTGAGTTATCACATGGGTCAGCCTGAGTTTGATGTTAAAGAATGTAAGCAGCGTGGTGTTACTTACGCTGCACCTCTACGCGTGAAAATGCGTCTGGTCATCTATGATAAAGATGCGCCGGCTGGTAAACGTCCTGTTAAAGACATGAAAGAGCAAGAGGTTTACCTGGGTGATATTCCTCTTATGACCGATAACGGAACGTTTGTTATCAATGGTACTGAGCGTGTTATCGTGACACAGTTGCACCGTTCTCCTGGTGTTATTTTCGATAGCGATAAAGGTAAGTCGCATACCTCCGGTAAATTGCTTTTCAACGCCCGCGTAATTCCTTACCGTGGTTCATGGTTGGATTTCGAATTCGATCACAATGACTGTCTGTTCACTCGTATCGACCGTCGCCGTAAGCTTCCGGTTTCCGTGTTGCTTCGCGCTATGGGTTACAGCAATGAAGATATTCTTGGTCTGTTTACCGAAACCAATTCGATCCACGTCACTAAAGACGCCTTTATGCTGGACTTCGATATTGCCCAGTTCAAAGGTAAAGAGATGCCGTTCGATCTTGAGCATGATGGTGAAGTGCTTGTTGCAGAAGGTAAGAAAGTTACTGCTCGTACCGTTAAGCAGGTCGATGCGGCCGGTATCAAGCAGGTTGCCGTAACTCCGGATTATCTGCTAGGCAAAGTACTGGCTTCCGGTATTGTTGACGAGTCAACCGGTGAACTGGTTGCGCGTACAAACGAAGTTCTGACTGCGGATACGATCGCTAAAATCTCGAACATCACTGGTATTGAAATTAAAGTTCTGTATATCGACGAGCTTGAGAACGGACCTTATATTTCCGATACGTTGAACTTGGATAGCACGACTTCTGCAACTGAAGCGCAGATGGAAATCTATCGCATGATGCGTCCGGGTGAGCCGCCGACACAGGAATCTTCACAGGCGCTATTCGAAAGCCTGTTCTTCGACGAAGCACGTTATGACCTGTCAAACGTCGGTCGCATGAAACTGAACCGTCGTCTTGGTCGTAAAGAGAACCAGGGTAGTGCGGTTCTTGAGAAAGAAGACATCATTGATGTTATCCGCGAGTTGATCAATATCCGTAACGGTCTGAGCACCATTGACGATATCGATACTCTGGGTAATCGTCGTATCCGTGCCGTAGGAGAGATGGCTGAAAACGCTTTCCGTGTCGGTCTGGTACGTGTCGAGCGCGCGGTTAAAGAGCGTTTGAACCAGGCGGAATCTGATGGCCTGATGCCACAAGATCTGATTAATGCTAAGCCTGTTTCTGCAGCAATCAAAGAGTTCTTCGGTTCTTCTCAGTTGTCGCAGTTCATGGATCAGGTTAACCCGCTTTCTGAAGTTACTCACAAGCGTCGTGTTTCGGCTCTTGGGCCAGGTGGTTTGACGCGTGAGCGTGCCGGTTTCGAGGTACGTGACGTACACCCTACACACTATGGTCGTGTTTGTCCGATCGAAACGCCTGAAGGGCCAAACATCGGTTTGATTAACACTCTGGCGATTTACGCAAAAACCAACGAGTACGGTTTCCTGGAAACGCCATACCGTAAAGTTGTCGACGGTAAAGTTACTGAAGAGATCGAATATGTTTCTGCAATCGATGAAGCACAATTCGTAATCGCACAGGCGTCTGCAAACGTTGATGCTGATGGTAAGTTTGTTGATAACCTGGTTTCAGCCCGTCACCAAAACGAATTCACCCTGTCTTCATCTGCGGATGTTGATTATATGGACGTTTCTCCGAAGCAGATCGTATCGGTTGCTGCGGCATTGATTCCGTTCCTTGAGCACGATGATGCTAACCGTGCCCTAATGGGGGCAAACATGCAGCGTCAGGCCGTTCCAAACCTGCGTGCCGAGAAGCCGCTAGTTGGTACCGGTATCGAGAAGACGGTTGCGATCGACTCTGGTGTAACAGTCGTTGCCGAGCGTGGTGGTGAAGTGCTTTCTTCAGATGCAGCGCGTATTGTGGTTCGCGTCAACCAGGAAGAGATCAGCGAAGGTGAGTCTGGGGTTGATATCTATAACATGGTTAAGTACCAGCGTTCTAACCAGAACACTTGTATCAACCAGCGCCCAGTCGTTAAGGCCGGTGATATTGTTAAGCGCGGCGATGTAATGGCTGATGGTCCTTCAACGGATCTTGGTGAATTGGCGCTTGGTCAGAACATGCGTATCGCGTTCATGCCTTGGAACGGTTATAACTTCGAGGATTCGATCCTGGTTTCTGAGCGTGTTGTTCAGCAGGACCGTTATACAACTATCCATATCGAAGAGCTAACGTGTTTAGCGCGTGATACTAAGCTAGGGCCTGAAGAGATTACTGCGGATATTCCTAACGTTGGTGAATCTGCTCTGGCACGTCTTGATGAGTGCGGTATCGTTCACATCGGTGCGGAAGTTAAGCAGGGTGATATCCTGGTTGGTAAGGTCACGCCTAAAGGTGAAACTCAGCTGACTCCAGAAGAGAAGCTGCTGCGTGCAATTTTCGGTGAGAAAGCGTCGGATGTTAAAGATACTTCTTTGCGTGTAACCAAAGGTGTTGAAGGTACGGTTATCGATGTGCAGGTCTTCACGCGCGAGGGTGTCCAAAAAGACGCACGTGCTTTGGCGATCCAAGAAGAAGAGTTGTCGCACATCCGTAAAGACATCGATGAACAGTACAAGATCCTTGAAGCGGACACTATCGGTCGTCTGCGCGGTATGTTGGTTGGTCACAAGTTGGTTGACGGCACTAAGATCGACGAAGCGTTCCTTGAAACGGTTCCGTCCGAGCGCTGGTTTGGCCTGAACGTTGACGATGCAGACATGATGCATCAGTTGGAAGTGCTTGAATCACACCTGAAAGACAAGCGTAAAGCCTTTAACGATGCGTACGAAGAGAAGCGTAAGAAACTTACTCAGGGTGACGATCTGGCTCCGGGCGTTTCGAAGATGGTTAAGGTTTATGTTGCCATTAAACGTCGTATCCAGCCTGGTGACAAGATGGCCGGTCGTCACGGTAACAAAGGTGTTATCTCGCGCATTGCTCCAGTTGAAGATATGCCGTTTGATGAAACCGGTCGTCCGGTTGACATCTGTCTGAACCCTCTGGGTGTACCATCGCGTATGAACGTTGGTCAGATCCTGGAAGTTCACTTGGGGCTGGCGGCCGAAGGTCTTGGTTCTAAGATCAATGACATGATTCAGCAGCAGAAAGATATTGCGGAAATCCGTGGTTTCCTAGACAAGATCTATAACGAGACGCAAGGTCAAAATGTTGATCTGGATAGTTTCTCCGATGAAGAAATTACCGAGTTGGCCATGAACCTGCGTAAAGGTGTGCCGCTAGCGTCACCGGTATTCGATGGTGCTTCGGAAGATCAGATTAAAGCGCTGCTGCGTTTGGCAGATCTTCCTGAATCCGGTCAGATGAAACTGTTCGACGGTCTAACCGGTGAAGAGTTCGATCGTCCGGTAACGGTTGGTTATATGTACTATCTGAAACTGAACCACTTGGTTGACGATAAGATGCACGCACGTTCAACAGGTCCTTACTCGCTGGTTACTCAGCAGCCGCTGGGTGGTAAAGCGCAGTTCGGTGGACAGCGTTTCGGTGAGATGGAGGTATGGGCACTTGAAGCTTATGGTGCAGCCTTCACTCTGCAAGAGATGCTGACAGTTAAGTCGGATGACTTGAACGGTCGTACTCGTATGTATAAGAACATCGTTGACGGTAACGAATATATGGAACCTGGTATGCCTGAATCCTTCAGCGTACTACGCAAAGAGATTCGTGCACTAGGTATTGATATTGAGTTGGAGCAAGATTAA
- the rplK gene encoding 50S ribosomal protein L11 — MAKKVSGYIKLQVPAGNANPSPPVGPALGQHGVNIMEFCKAFNAQTQSMENGLPIPVIITVYGDKSFTFVTKTPPASILLKKAVGIKSGSAVPNMNKVGTVTRAQLEEIANTKMADLNANDLDAAVKIIAGSARSMGLNVED; from the coding sequence ATGGCTAAAAAAGTCTCTGGCTATATTAAGCTGCAAGTTCCAGCTGGTAATGCAAACCCTAGTCCACCGGTTGGTCCTGCTCTAGGTCAGCACGGTGTTAACATTATGGAGTTCTGTAAGGCGTTCAATGCTCAAACTCAGAGCATGGAAAACGGTCTTCCAATTCCGGTAATCATTACTGTATATGGCGACAAGTCATTTACATTCGTAACTAAGACTCCTCCAGCGTCAATTCTTCTTAAGAAAGCTGTTGGTATTAAATCAGGTTCTGCGGTTCCTAACATGAACAAAGTGGGTACAGTTACTCGCGCGCAGCTTGAAGAAATTGCCAACACTAAAATGGCTGATTTGAATGCAAACGATCTGGATGCAGCGGTTAAGATTATCGCTGGTTCTGCTCGTTCAATGGGCTTGAATGTAGAGGACTAA
- a CDS encoding TSUP family transporter gives MEFTTLEWFFIALIFVWTGFVRTGLGFGGAALGLPFMLMIEDDLLYWLPIIGIHLLFFSSLTLSKALKQVDWAYLKRSLGWILPPMIVGVFGLVSLPTQWLVIFVYSITLFYAALWMLDKAIHSENSWVDRGLLVTGGYVAGTSLTGAPLMVAVFARHIDTHMLRNTLFVLWFILVSIKMSTFVMLSVKIEWETALMLIPVAAIGHVTGLKAHEFILHNSRVFKRVMGSMLLIVSSIGLGVTLLK, from the coding sequence TTGGAATTTACGACTTTAGAGTGGTTTTTTATCGCGTTGATTTTTGTGTGGACAGGTTTTGTCCGAACCGGGTTGGGTTTTGGCGGGGCTGCTTTAGGGTTGCCGTTTATGCTGATGATCGAAGACGATCTACTTTACTGGTTGCCGATTATCGGGATTCATCTGCTGTTTTTCTCCAGTCTGACATTAAGTAAGGCGTTAAAGCAGGTCGATTGGGCCTATCTGAAACGTAGTTTGGGCTGGATATTACCGCCGATGATCGTCGGTGTTTTCGGGTTAGTCAGTCTGCCGACGCAGTGGCTGGTGATTTTTGTGTACAGTATCACCTTGTTTTATGCGGCCCTGTGGATGTTGGATAAAGCGATACATAGTGAGAATTCCTGGGTTGATCGCGGGTTATTGGTTACCGGTGGCTATGTGGCGGGCACATCGCTGACTGGAGCGCCATTAATGGTTGCGGTATTTGCCCGTCACATCGATACGCATATGTTGCGCAATACTCTATTTGTACTTTGGTTTATTCTGGTCTCGATCAAAATGAGCACTTTTGTCATGCTGAGTGTCAAAATCGAATGGGAGACGGCGCTCATGCTGATTCCGGTTGCGGCCATCGGGCATGTTACGGGACTTAAAGCGCACGAATTTATTCTGCATAACAGTCGTGTCTTCAAGCGTGTGATGGGGTCGATGCTGTTAATCGTGAGCAGTATCGGTCTGGGAGTGACTCTGCTTAAGTAA
- the rplL gene encoding 50S ribosomal protein L7/L12, translated as MSVSKDDILEAVANMSVMEVVELVEAMEEKFGVSAAAMVAAGPAGDAGAGAEEKTEFDVVLTGAGDNKVAAIKAVRGATGLGLKEAKAAVEGAPFTLKEGVSKEEAEAMAKDLKDAGIEVEIK; from the coding sequence ATGTCTGTATCTAAAGATGATATTCTAGAAGCCGTTGCAAACATGTCTGTAATGGAAGTTGTTGAACTAGTTGAAGCAATGGAAGAAAAATTCGGTGTTTCTGCAGCTGCTATGGTTGCTGCTGGTCCTGCTGGTGACGCTGGCGCGGGCGCTGAAGAGAAAACTGAATTTGATGTTGTTCTTACTGGTGCTGGTGACAACAAAGTTGCTGCGATCAAAGCTGTTCGTGGTGCAACTGGTCTTGGTCTTAAAGAAGCGAAAGCAGCTGTTGAAGGCGCGCCTTTCACTCTTAAAGAAGGTGTTTCTAAAGAAGAAGCAGAAGCTATGGCTAAAGACCTTAAAGATGCTGGTATTGAAGTCGAAATCAAGTAA